One Armatimonadota bacterium genomic window, CAGATGACGGCGACGACAGCCCCCTCCCTGCGAGAGGTGAAGTTCAGACTGGACGGCCGCCGCGTCCCCGGGGCGCGCTGGGTGGCCGTTGTCGGGCCTTTCAACGACTGGGACCCCTCCACACACCGGTTGACGCGCCAGGACGACGGCTGGTGGTCTATCACCCTGACCCTGCCACAGGGCAAGTACCCCTATCTGTTCATCGCCGACGGCTTTCCCTGCAACGACCCTGAAGACGACGGGCGGATACCCTGTGAGTGGGGAGGCTGGTACTCCGTCCGCCTGGTGCGCTAACCACCCTGGCAATTCGCTGACGCCAATTTCGGGGGATCCCGGGCCGGCCTATGCCGGAGTTCCGGGATAGGGTACTCAGCCTGATGGGCTCTCCCGCAGCACCCTGACCTGGCGAGACTGGAGCAGCAGGGAGCTGCCCGGGGACAGCGGTGTCTGCCGGCCGCGAGCTGTATCCAGGGGCAGGACCAGCTCCCAACCTCGCCCCTGAGGGGGCTGCGGGAGGGTGAAGCGCCGGACTCCCTCGGTGTTGAAGATCACCAGCAGGGTGTCGTCGCCAAGCGTCCTGCCCCGGTCATCCACTTCGCGGATCATGCGCCCGTTGAGCAGCATCCCCAGCGCCTGCGGCTGGGAGGTCTTCCAGTCCTGTGCTGTCATCTCCCGTCCCTCCGGGTGTACCCACAGCACATCTCTATCTCCGCCGGGGTGGGGCTGGCCGCTGAGGAAGTGGCGCCGGCGGAAGGTGGGGTGGCTGCGGCGGAAGGCGATGACCCGGCGGACGAACTCCAGGAAGCGTTGCCTCCGCTCGTCCAGGTCCCAGTGGTACCAGCTCAGCTCGTTGTCCTGGCAGTAGGCGTTGTTGTTGCCCTGCTGGGTGCGGGAGAGCTCGTCACCGCCTAGCAACATGGGCACGCCCTGGGAGAGGAGCAGGGTGCTGATCAGGCAGCGTTTCGTCTCTTCCCGGCAGGCCAGCACCCGGGGATCGTCGCTGGGGCCCTCCACGCCGCAGTTGGTGCTGTAGTTCTCCTCAGCACCGTCCCGATTGCCCTCTCTGTTGGCTTCGTTGTGCTTGCGCTCATAGCTGACCAGGTCTTCCAGGGTGAACCCGTCATGAGCGGTGACGAAGTTGACCGACGCGTAAGGGCGTCGGCCGCTGCGAGCATAGAGGTCGCTGCTGCCAGCGACGCGGACGGCGAACTCCCCCAGCGTCCCAGGGTCGCCTCGCCAGAACCGGCGGACGGCGTCCCGGTACCGACCGTTCCACTCAGCCCACAGCCAGGGGAAGTTCCCCACCTGGTAGCCCCCCTCTCCCACGTCCCAGGGCTCGGCGATGAGCTTGACCCTGGCCAGAACCGGGTCCTGCTGGATCACCTTGAAGAACGCCGCCAGCATGTTGACGTCGTAGAATTCCCGCGCCAGGGCCGCGGCCAGATCGAAGCGGAATCCATCCACGTGCATCTGCTCCACCCAGTAGCGCAGGCTGTCGGTGATCAACTGAAGGACATAGGGGTTCCCCGGGTTCAGGGTGTTGCCGGTACCGGTGTAGTCGGCGTAGTAGCGAGGGTCCTCGGCCAGCTTGTAATAGGCGTAGTTGTCAATACCCCGGAAGGAGAGGGTGGGACCCAGGTGATTCCCTTCCCCGGTGTGGTTGTAAACCACGTCGATGAGGACCTCCAGGCCACGGGCATGCAGGGCGCGGACCATCATCTTGAACTCCCGCACGGCGCCGGTCGGCCCCCAGGCAGCATAGGTGGGCTCGGGCGCGAAGTAGGCCAGGGGATTGTACCCCCAGTAGTTGGACAGCCCCTGGTCCACCAGGTGGCGGTCGTTGACAAAGGCCTGGACTGGCATGAGTTCTATGGTGGTAACACCCAGGCACTTCAGGTGATCCAGGATGGGATCGGAAGCCAGGCCGAGGTAAGTTCCGCGCAGCTCCTGGGGGACCTCCGGGTGAAGCTTGCTGATACCCTTGACGTGCGTCTCGTAGATAATGGTCTCCTCCCAGGGGATGCGGGGAGGCCGGTCGTCCCCCCACTCGAAGGCGTCCTCGACCACCGCTCCCAGGGGGGCCCAGGAGGCGCTGTCCTCCTCGCTGGCCACCAGGTCTGCCCGGGGGTCGCCCAGGCGGTAGCCAAAGAGGCTGTCGTGCCAGCGCAGGGGCCGGCCGACGGCCTTGGCGTAGGGGTCCAGGAGGAGCTTGCGGGGGTTGAAGCGGTGTCCGGCCTGAGGCCAGTAGGGACCCCAAACCCGGTAGCCGTAGAGCTGACCCGGACGCAGGTGGGGAAGATAGCCGTGCCAGACCGGACCCGTCCGCTCGGGAAGGGGTAGCGCACGACCCTGAGGGTCGTCGGGGTGGTCGAACAGGACCAGCTCCACCCGCTCGCCGTGCTCGCTGTAGAGGGCGAAGTTGACACCCAGGCCGTCCCAGGTGGCGCCCAGCGGGTACGGCCGTCCGGGCCACACTTCCGTCATCGTGGGTATTCTAGTATAGGGACGCTGTAAGCG contains:
- the glgX gene encoding glycogen debranching protein GlgX, producing the protein MTEVWPGRPYPLGATWDGLGVNFALYSEHGERVELVLFDHPDDPQGRALPLPERTGPVWHGYLPHLRPGQLYGYRVWGPYWPQAGHRFNPRKLLLDPYAKAVGRPLRWHDSLFGYRLGDPRADLVASEEDSASWAPLGAVVEDAFEWGDDRPPRIPWEETIIYETHVKGISKLHPEVPQELRGTYLGLASDPILDHLKCLGVTTIELMPVQAFVNDRHLVDQGLSNYWGYNPLAYFAPEPTYAAWGPTGAVREFKMMVRALHARGLEVLIDVVYNHTGEGNHLGPTLSFRGIDNYAYYKLAEDPRYYADYTGTGNTLNPGNPYVLQLITDSLRYWVEQMHVDGFRFDLAAALAREFYDVNMLAAFFKVIQQDPVLARVKLIAEPWDVGEGGYQVGNFPWLWAEWNGRYRDAVRRFWRGDPGTLGEFAVRVAGSSDLYARSGRRPYASVNFVTAHDGFTLEDLVSYERKHNEANREGNRDGAEENYSTNCGVEGPSDDPRVLACREETKRCLISTLLLSQGVPMLLGGDELSRTQQGNNNAYCQDNELSWYHWDLDERRQRFLEFVRRVIAFRRSHPTFRRRHFLSGQPHPGGDRDVLWVHPEGREMTAQDWKTSQPQALGMLLNGRMIREVDDRGRTLGDDTLLVIFNTEGVRRFTLPQPPQGRGWELVLPLDTARGRQTPLSPGSSLLLQSRQVRVLRESPSG